The sequence TTGGTGACGACGGCTTTGACGCCGAGGAGGCGGGTGCCTTTCGCCGCCCAGTCGCGGGATGAGCCCATGCCGTAATCCTCGCCGCCGATGCAGATGAGGGGCGTGCCCTCTTCCTGGTAGGCCATGGAGGCGTTGTAGATGAAGGTCGGGATCGCGCCGCTGACGGAGGCGATTTCCTGGTCGGGGGCCGCGACGGATTTCGCGCCGAAGTATTGGGTGTATCCGCCTTCGATGCCGGGGCACATGAGGTTCTTGATGCGGACGTTGGCGAAGGTGCCGCGGGTCATGACGCGGTCGTTGCCGCGGCGTGCTCCGTAGGAGTTGAAGGATGCCTTGTCCACGCCGTTGGCGATGAGGTATTGGCCTGCGGGGGAGGTCTCCTTGATCGCTCCGGCGGGGGAGATGTGGTCGGTGGTGACGGAATCGCCGAAGATGCCGAGCGGACGTGCGCCGAGGATGTCCTCGCTGCCGCCGATCTTGGTTTCGAAGAACGGAGGCGACTGGACGTAGGTGGATTTCTCGTCCCACTCGTAGGTCGCGCCTGCGGAGCCGTTGATCTCGCCCCATTTCGGGTTCGCGGTATCGACGTTTCCGTAGAGTTTCGCGTAAACCTCGGGCTTGAGCGCTGCATCGAGCTGGGCTTTGATTTCGGCCTGGGAAGGCCAGAGGTCTTTTAGGAATACCGGGTTGCCGTCCTTGTCGTTTCCGAGCGGTTCTGTGGTGAGGTCGATGTCCACGCGTCCTGCGAGCGCGTATGCGACGACGAGGGGAGGGGACATGAGGAAGTTCGATTTGATCGAGCCGTGGACGCGGGCCTCGAAGTTGCGGTTTCCGGAAAGGACGGAGGCGCAGACGAGGTTGCCTTCCTTGATCGCGCCCTCGATGGCCGGATGGAGCGGGCCGGAGTTTCCGATGCAGGTGGTGCAGCCGTAGCCGACCGTTTCGAAGCCGAGCTTGTCGAGTTCTGCGGAAAGACCCGTGGCGTCGAGGTAATCGGTGACGACCCGCGAGCCGGGGCCGAGGGAGGTTTTCACGAAAGGCGCGACGGTGAGGCCGAGAGCGTTGGCTGCCTTCGCGACGAGTCCCGCGGCGAGCATGACGCTCGGGTTGCTGGTGTTCGTGCAGGAGGTGATGGCGGCGATCAGGACGGAGCCGTGGCGCAGACTGGTGTCGATGTCCGTGGCGGTGATCGTCTCGCCCTCGATGAGGGGGTTGTCGAATTCACCGGCCGGGGAATCGAGGTGAAGCGCGACGGTGGTGTCGCGCAGATCCGCGCTGAGGCCGAATCCGCCGGCGGAGACGGGAGCGGTGAAGAGATGGTTGAAGCTGTCGCGGAGCGCGGGGACGTCGATGCGATCCTGCGGGCGTTTCGGGCCGGCGACGGAGGGGACGATGGTGGAGAGGTCGAGCTCGAGTTCGTCCGTGTAGGTGCAGTCGCCCTTGTCCGGGATGCCGAAGAGGCCCTGCGCCTTGTAGTAGTTCTCGACGGTGGTGCAGAGTTCCTCGCTGCGGCCGGTGCCACGGAGGTAGTTGATCGTTTCACCATCGACGGGGAAAAAGCCCATGGTCGCGCCGTATTCCGGAGCCATGTTGGCGATGGTCGCGCGGTCGGGCAGGGAAAGGGCTTCCGCACCCGGGCCGTAGAACTCGACGAACTTGCCGACAACCCCGTGCTTGCGGAGAATTTCCGTGACGCGGAGGGTGAGGTCGGTGGCGGTGACGCCCTCCTTCAGGGAGCCGTGGAGATAGACGCCGACGACTTCCGGGACGAGGAAGGTGACCGGCTGGCCGAGCATCCCGGCCTCCGCCTCGATGCCGCCCACGCCCCAGCCGACGACGCCGAGGCCGTTGATCATGGTGGTGTGGGAGTCCGTGCCGACGAGGGTGTCCGGGTAGTAAACGCCGTCTTTCGAGAGCACGCCCTTGGCGAGATACTCAAGGTTCACCTGGTGGACGATGCCGATGCCCGGAGGCACAACGGAGAAAGTTTCAAAGGCTTGCTGCCCCCATTTCAGGAACTCGTAGCGCTCGCGGTTGCGGATGAACTCGATGGCCATGTTGCGGTCGAGCGCGCTCTGGGAGCCGGAGAAATCCACCTGGACCGAGTGATCCACCACGAGATCCACGGGCACGAGGGGCTCGATTTTTTCCGGGGATGCACCGCGGGCGACAGCGGCATCGCGCATCGCCGCCACATCGACGAGCAGGGGGACACCGGTGAAATCCTGGAGGACGATGCGGGCGACGGTGAATGGGATTTCATACTCGCCTGTGTTTTTCGCGTCGTAGTTGGCGAGGTTCGCGACGTCCGCATCCGTGACCTTCCGGCCATCGACGTTGCGCAGAACCGATTCGAGCACGATGCGGATCGAGACCGGGAGCTTGGGGAGATTCGGGAATGTTTCCGCAAGGGCGGGAAGGGAATGGAATTTGCCCTCGGCGCCGGAGCCGGTGGTGAAGGTGCGGATGTAGCTCATGGTTGTGATGAAATGGGAGGTTTTGTGGGCGGAGGGTTGTTGATCAGGGGGGATTTGTCAAAAATGTTCGGCAGGCGGAATTTTCCCTGCTTTTCCCATGCCAAGATCGTGATTGAAGACCGGTCGCGTTCCGGGGCATGGTTGAGGGCATGAATAAGCCCCTTGTCGCCCTTGGCATGATTTTCTCGCTCGCCGCCTGCGCCCCGCAGGAACGCGTTCCCGTGCCCACCGCCGCGATGGCCACCCGCAGCGGCCAGGAGCTGGCGGCGCTTCAGAAGGGCTACGGTGTTTACATGAGCCAATGCGCCCGCTGCCACGAGCCGCTGATGCCCTCGGATGTCTCAAGCGAGGACTGGCACATCGTGACGCCGGGGATGGCGTGGAATGCGGGCATTTCCGAGGCGGATGAGCAGGCGGTGCTCAAATATATTTTGGCGGCCCGATGAGCGGGCCTAGCTTGCCGCAGCATGGGATACATCGCCTCAATTCTGGTTTTCATCACCTCGATGGCCTGCGCTGGAGAGCAAATCGCTGATTTCCAGTGGAATAGCCGGCTGCTTGTGCTGTCCGGCGCGAGCGGGGAAGCGGTGGCGAGGATCGCTGCGGACGAAGCGGGGATCCGCGAGAGGGACATCAAGGTTTTCGTGCTCGGCGGCTCCGGTGCGAAACGTTTTCCCGTCCCGGAAAAGCTCGCGGGGGAATTCGCCGAGCGTCTCGATCCGGATGCCGGGGCGCCGATGGTGTACCTGATCGGAAAAGACGGGCGCACCACGCTGCGATGGCCGATGGGCGAATTCACGCTCGAAAAGCTCTACGCCAGCATCGACATCATGCCGATGCGCCAGCGCGAGATGCGTGAGCGGGGACAGGGCGCGGGGAAGCCGGAAGCGCCCTAGATGCGGGAAGCCCCCGCGAGATGCTGTTGGGTGCGCCCAAGCCCCTCAGATATCGAACTCAACCCCCGGCTCGGGGATGATCACCACGGTGCCAGGCAGCCTTGATTCCAGCTCGCCCTTGAACCATGCCATCGCCCCCTCATCGCCGTGCACGAGGAAAACCTTCTTCGGCTTCACCTTGACGGCGTAGTCGGCGATGGCATCGCGGGTGGAGTGGCCGGAGAAATCGAAAACGCGCACCTCGCAATTGAGCTTCACCGGTGGATAGGCGGGATCGAGGTCTATCATGTCGCCCTGCTTCGCCGCACGGATCTTGCCGCCGGGTGTTTCCGAGTCCGCGTAGCCGACGAAGAACAGGCCGTGCTTCCTGTTTTCCAGGACACCCTGGCGGGCGAAGTTGTTAGAGACGGTTTTTTCCGACATCATGCCGCTGGAGAGCGCGTAGATGCAGCCGTTGTTGAAGGGGATGGGGCCGACGCGGCGCTTGTTGCCGCCCGCCAGCTCCATGTCGGTGAGGAACTTGAAGCCGCGGCGGTTGCGGCGGGAGACATCGCTGAACTTGTCGTAGATCGTGGTCATCTTGGTGCTCAGGCCTCCGATGTAGATGGGTGCCTTCGGATTCACGCGGCCCTCTTCCCTGAAGCGCTGGAGCATGGCCAGCACCTCCTGGGTTTTCCCCATTGCAAAGACCGGCACCAGTGCGGAGCCGCCGCGTTTCAGCACCCTGTCGATGGCCTCCGCGAATTCGTTCTCCTCCTCCTGCCGTGAGTAATCCGCCCTCCGCGCCTGCTCCCCGCGCGTCGTTTCCACGATGAGCGCGTCCACCTCGCCCTCTGGAAAGACCGCGCCCTTCTGGATCGTGCTGTCCTCGAAATTCACGTCCCCCGTGTAAAAAACCTTCTTCCCCTCCGCCTCGAACATCACCCCCACGGAGCCCATGATGTGGCCCGCATCGAAGAATTCGGCCGTTATTTTCCCGGCATCATCGACGAAGAATCTTTGGCCTGTTTTGCGCAGCTCGAAGTTCGCCTTCATGCGGTCGATTTGGCCATGGCGGAAAAACGGATACTCGGTGATGCCAAGCTCCGTGCGCTTGGATTCCATCACGTTGACGGAGTTGTGAAGCATCGCGCAGGTGAGCTCCGCGGCTTCCGGGGATATGAAAATCCGCGCCGTCTGCTGGCGCTCCGCGCATACCGGCAAGGTGCCGACATGATCCAGGTGGGAGTGGGTCACGAAAATGGCGTCCGCCGTGTCATCGCCGATCAGGTCGTAGCGGGGTTGCGCGGCCATGCCTTCCTCCTTCGGGTGCATACCGGCATCCAGCACCATCCTCACTCCCCCGGATTCCAACACATACGAATTCGCCCCTATCCCCACGTCCCTGCAGATGCTTTTGAAAACCATTTGTCCGCGCAGCCTCGACAATACGCCCCGGCCTGTCAACCCGTGTGCCGAGACCGGGCCGGGCCCCGGGAGCAAGCAGAGCAATCGCACCCTTTCGCGAATCCCGGATCCGTGCCATCTTCCCCCTACGATGCCCCTGCCCAAAACCCTTGCCATCCTCTTCCTGGGCCTGGCAGCTGCACAGGCCATCGAGATCCGGAACTACTCGCCCGCCCGCCACGACCGCTTCGTCACCGGGGAAAACGGCACGCAGCCCAACCCCGGCGCCTATTATGTTTCCAGCCGCTACACCGGCCTCGGCTACGCAACGGCGGGCGTGGACGGTCGCCAGTTCGCACTGGTCACGCCCCAGCACGTGCTGTTCGCGAGGCACTTCGCCCCCGCGAACGGCACCAACATCCGTTTCCTGAATGTCTCC comes from Akkermansiaceae bacterium and encodes:
- the acnA gene encoding aconitate hydratase AcnA, with the translated sequence MSYIRTFTTGSGAEGKFHSLPALAETFPNLPKLPVSIRIVLESVLRNVDGRKVTDADVANLANYDAKNTGEYEIPFTVARIVLQDFTGVPLLVDVAAMRDAAVARGASPEKIEPLVPVDLVVDHSVQVDFSGSQSALDRNMAIEFIRNRERYEFLKWGQQAFETFSVVPPGIGIVHQVNLEYLAKGVLSKDGVYYPDTLVGTDSHTTMINGLGVVGWGVGGIEAEAGMLGQPVTFLVPEVVGVYLHGSLKEGVTATDLTLRVTEILRKHGVVGKFVEFYGPGAEALSLPDRATIANMAPEYGATMGFFPVDGETINYLRGTGRSEELCTTVENYYKAQGLFGIPDKGDCTYTDELELDLSTIVPSVAGPKRPQDRIDVPALRDSFNHLFTAPVSAGGFGLSADLRDTTVALHLDSPAGEFDNPLIEGETITATDIDTSLRHGSVLIAAITSCTNTSNPSVMLAAGLVAKAANALGLTVAPFVKTSLGPGSRVVTDYLDATGLSAELDKLGFETVGYGCTTCIGNSGPLHPAIEGAIKEGNLVCASVLSGNRNFEARVHGSIKSNFLMSPPLVVAYALAGRVDIDLTTEPLGNDKDGNPVFLKDLWPSQAEIKAQLDAALKPEVYAKLYGNVDTANPKWGEINGSAGATYEWDEKSTYVQSPPFFETKIGGSEDILGARPLGIFGDSVTTDHISPAGAIKETSPAGQYLIANGVDKASFNSYGARRGNDRVMTRGTFANVRIKNLMCPGIEGGYTQYFGAKSVAAPDQEIASVSGAIPTFIYNASMAYQEEGTPLICIGGEDYGMGSSRDWAAKGTRLLGVKAVVTKSFERIHRSNLIGMGVLPCNFVDKADYDKVKDLTDAKFDITGIAGELKPMQSATLTATKPDGTKVTIPLKVRLDTPAEVDYYNAGGILPYVLDQILA
- a CDS encoding cytochrome c, whose amino-acid sequence is MNKPLVALGMIFSLAACAPQERVPVPTAAMATRSGQELAALQKGYGVYMSQCARCHEPLMPSDVSSEDWHIVTPGMAWNAGISEADEQAVLKYILAAR
- a CDS encoding DUF4174 domain-containing protein, which translates into the protein MGYIASILVFITSMACAGEQIADFQWNSRLLVLSGASGEAVARIAADEAGIRERDIKVFVLGGSGAKRFPVPEKLAGEFAERLDPDAGAPMVYLIGKDGRTTLRWPMGEFTLEKLYASIDIMPMRQREMRERGQGAGKPEAP
- a CDS encoding MBL fold metallo-hydrolase yields the protein MVFKSICRDVGIGANSYVLESGGVRMVLDAGMHPKEEGMAAQPRYDLIGDDTADAIFVTHSHLDHVGTLPVCAERQQTARIFISPEAAELTCAMLHNSVNVMESKRTELGITEYPFFRHGQIDRMKANFELRKTGQRFFVDDAGKITAEFFDAGHIMGSVGVMFEAEGKKVFYTGDVNFEDSTIQKGAVFPEGEVDALIVETTRGEQARRADYSRQEEENEFAEAIDRVLKRGGSALVPVFAMGKTQEVLAMLQRFREEGRVNPKAPIYIGGLSTKMTTIYDKFSDVSRRNRRGFKFLTDMELAGGNKRRVGPIPFNNGCIYALSSGMMSEKTVSNNFARQGVLENRKHGLFFVGYADSETPGGKIRAAKQGDMIDLDPAYPPVKLNCEVRVFDFSGHSTRDAIADYAVKVKPKKVFLVHGDEGAMAWFKGELESRLPGTVVIIPEPGVEFDI